A segment of the Cotesia glomerata isolate CgM1 linkage group LG2, MPM_Cglom_v2.3, whole genome shotgun sequence genome:
TATTTACATCTTAAAACACTCTCgaaatttaatgtttaatttatttggtaATTAGCAatgaatattcattttattttttaaattttatccaaaaaaaaatgatttaaatttgttgatccgataattagaattttaaaaaatcgcggttataagtaataagttgCTAACTTGTCTTCTTGATAAAATGTTGGTACACTGTAAAGTTGTTAATTCTTACACCAACAGATGCTGCTTTGTACGTATCTAAAATTAcaagaatttatttctatcatAACCTTTCATTACTAAGTCTCATATCGTGCCTGCAAGATCGTTCATTTACTGTACGATAAATAATATATCgacaaatttatattcatatattgAATAACTAATTCTGTAAAAATGTCATCGAGTGAAGAATCCGACTCCATTTCGACTGAGAGTTTCCAAGATCTCAAGTGCTCAGAAGAACTGGACCGTTCATCGCCGACATTGTGGCCAAAACACTTGGTGGAGAAATTCGTTCACAAAAACAATGTCAAAgttgatgatgatggtgaCTCTTGGaaagaattattattcaatatccAGGGAAAGGATTTGCTCGAAATTAACGACTTGAGCAAGCTTACAATGCTTGATCTTATTGCCAGAGCCAAGAAAATTCAAGATTGGGCCTACGAACTTGAACTCGAGGAAACTAAAGAAATAAATCGTGCTAAATATCTGggtatttttgaaaagtaatgaaattattttttgtttatacttttaaacttgattatttttgaataaaatgtgaaactttttctaaatttggcgttttttatttattttaaaatagttttagttaataaggtaaaagccccaatagatgatcatgtaccagtatatgatcactccatgtatttgtatacctatatttgtgaatatagatatacaaatacatggagtgatcatatactggtacgtgatcatctattggggcttttaccttactcaTTAGTTATaagtttgtaaaataattttaactagaaactttgcagtcactatgtgacttccgtgacttgtgaactataaataaataaaattttgcttcattaaataatgacttttgtgaaattgcactgtacttttttaactattgacatttttaaaaatataagctcatcccgatgttacactcatcaagagctttcatttgagtacccacatgcattttgatatatttttcatatatacatatatataatatatataaatatatgaaaaattgatgtgggtactcaaatgaaaggtctcgatgagtgtaacatcgggatgagcttatatctttaaaaatgtcaatagttcatgagatacaaggccatttcttaattatgtatctaaagatagagcattttcgaatgcagcctaaatactcaTCATAATAAGATGACTACTGGTGAggatgatatgaaaccatgaataggcacaactccaggtcaagacttctccaacgataccaaatttaactataaaaacccattttttcatataaatacactgatggccacaaaattttgcttattctctcaataatatagattaccaaaattataaaaaatactttttatattaagcatttttttaaataagcttgaatttttactataaCTTTATAAGCTTAAATATAAACTATtgtaagtttataaacataacGTTTTTTTGTCAAAccaaaatttgttataaaattagaatatttttttataattaattattaaactcgcatatttatttatggacTACGATAAAATAAACAACTGCTTACACAAGAATAGATTCTGAAATCATGATAATGAACATTGAATATTCGTGTTTGAGATCTTACTCGACTAATTATGGAATTTCTAATCAATGTTACTGTCTCGCATATGTAGAGTTAAGAGACCTTATCTCGTATTCCCCATTAGACATTTTCGTCCGATTTCCCGATAACTAACAATATTAGCATCCTCCATTCCAAAGTACCATTACCCTCTTACCCTATCTCGCTAAAGACTCTCGAACTCTTCATTTAAGAATCCAATCgattgtttgaaaaataatccATAGCAATTTACAAAAGACCTAGCATAAAATTACGTCAGCTAACTGAACAACAATCGCATTTCTATTTTTGTCCAACTACAAGTAatacaaatacttttttaaatcgaCAAATATACTGGGTATTGAAAATCGGTATCAACAGCACTAAAGAACCGCCTAAGGAGCGCTTGGATGCAAACATCGAATGCAGGTGACTCGCTTTCGTAGATTGGATTATGTTATCAGGGATATCGAGTCTGTTGGGATTCAATTAAAGTGACGAGTGAACATGAAGTAAATCGATTTGTAGACTTGGCTATTACCGACAAATACACCTATATTGCGACAAAATGCTGAGACAAGAGACAAGTTAACCCGGCACTGGGATAAAGATATAAATACCGTTTCAGGTTTCAATAATTCATTGTGTGACGCAAGCATTTCTCCCAGCTAAGTGGAATTCTAGCTATCGAGTTAATTTCATAAGCAactattagaaataaaaataaacaatttgatAATATAACGAGAAAAGTACAGTAGATGCAGATACGGTGTACaacttaattgattttataatactttGTTGAAAGAATGAGAAAACTATTTAGAATCCCTCCCACCCTTTAACATACCGAGAAGAAGTTGAATTTATCTCCAGCTTTTCATTGTTTCCGTACTTTTGCAATTACTGTTTCAAGTACTATACACTGAAGTATGCAATAAAAAACAGACTAAAGTTTACatatacttataaatttatcgattCAAATATAAACGTATCggttgttaattaaaaactcgatttatttaatatctacaaaagatatttcaagTTGCGCAATGCAAAGGGGGTGGAAaagtttttaagttttattgaGTTAGTTTTCGTTGGGTTTCACGGTGCGCTCGGAAATAAGTTTGCTGCAGTTGTTACGAGTGGGCAATCCTATATGCTTATGCGCTTGAAGATAGGATTTTCAGTTTAAATCGGCTCTGAAGCTCTCAAGGGTATGTTATACGCAACGTTAATCTCGGAATCCCTACTTAAGTTTGTCGTTTAAATGGAATGCATGTTACTATTAAATCCAGATAATACTTGgataaaaatatcaaccgcatgtagaataatattaaagaaattaatattttaattatttttactatccacgatgatttttcatttcaaaTGGATTGTGTATTAGTGATGGAGGTGTAATGAGAAAGAACGCAACGCGTTTCATTTAGAAATCGATACACGTGTAGTACATTACACAGAAAATCTGGGGTTTGATAGACCGAAAATGATAAACGGGCCAATATTCACCAGCATACGGTATCATTTGTATTCATGTAATGCACATtgtattaatttgaatttaaccGTTAAAATATAGCCACGTGTGAGCATCTAGATAAATATCATGTTACTATACCATCTAGAATGAGATATTGTCATGTTACCAAGGATCAACTTAATTTCCGGTCACCGAATTGATTTAATGCGTTTCCAAATCAAAACTCGATTGTTAGTTTAATAATGCTCTCTGTAAATTATGTGCTGGGTGGTTAATAAACGTGTGATGAGATAGTGGCTCGCAATTGTCCTGaagttatcaattttttatcgagGTTAATAATTtcgttatatatatatatatatatatatatgatatcgtaaatagaataaagaaaattttttatcaggatgaatatcataaaatgggtttatataattttatttgatgtcgttagaaaggtcttgacctgaATTGATACTTttgaattgtttataattaaaaaaaaaattttttgaagtcgTCTTAATTAAATTCGTAGATTTTCAAATCTATTTTGTcacatttttcattaaatttttaataatagatcttctgaagaaaatattatttttaaaatgtattttaaaagttaaaaatataaaaaaattatgtagcTGTCTTTTGAATCCTACTTTTCAGTTTtcgacaatttaattttgactGCGGGTTGGTAATCtaatgtattaaatatttaaacaataaattatcaattaatatgaattaaaaacaattaataaagttttaataGTGTATTTAAAAGACTTAAATAAgcccataaaaaattattaattaaattcccAGATAATTTTAGCAAAATTCTTAGACTTGCGAAATGAACAATAATTCTCAGTCTATCACCAgcaattaaataacaaa
Coding sequences within it:
- the LOC123259520 gene encoding protein lin-52 homolog; protein product: MSSSEESDSISTESFQDLKCSEELDRSSPTLWPKHLVEKFVHKNNVKVDDDGDSWKELLFNIQGKDLLEINDLSKLTMLDLIARAKKIQDWAYELELEETKEINRAKYLGIFEK